In Tsukamurella tyrosinosolvens, the genomic window CGCCGTGGCATTGCCGACGATCTGGTTGCTCACCGTCGGGTAGACGAAGAAGCAGTCGACCTTGTCGCGGGACGAGCCGACGGGCGGTGTGACAACGCGCCCGTTCGCCAGATCGGTCGTGTCCATGGGGGAGTGGCACGGATCCTGGGCCAGGTCCGGGCGGCACAGCCACGCGCTCCTGGGCGCGGCGGTCGCCGTTGTCAGGCCACCGGAGACGATGCAGGCGGCGGCTACTGCGACGGCGACGAGTCGGCCCAGAACAGTCATTGCGGTGCTTCCTCCGGAGTTCGGCGAGGGCCCCAAACGGGGCCGAGGGGAAATTTACATGCAGATCTGCCTGTAAGTTGCTCATCAGAGGAATCCACATTCGACGAAGCCGTCGGGGCGGTGCGTACGGCCGGTACCGTTGCCGCAATGAGCGCGATGCCGCCCGCCAGACGAACCCAGAAGGAGCGGACCGAGGCGACCCGAACGGCACTCCTGGAGGCGACCGTCGACTGCCTCATCGATCACGGCTACGCCGGCACCTCCACCAACCGTGTCGTCGAACGCGCCGGGCTGACTCGAGGTGCATTGGCCCACCACTTCCCCACGCGCGACGCCCTCATCGTCGCTGCGGTGGAGCACGTCGTTCGACAGCAGATCTCCCTCATGCGGGAGATGGTGCTCGGTCTTCCGGCGGAGATGCCGCTCACGGCGACGATGGTCCTGGACGTGATGTGGGCGGGGAACCAGACAGCGACGTCGGCCGCGGGCATCGAACTGTGGGTCGCCGGTCGCACGAACCGTGCCGTCTCCGCCCACAGCAACCTCCTGCGCGACCGGATCGCCGAGGCAGCGGCAGAGGTCATCGCTGCACTGCCTGGCGTTTCCGATCCGCAGCGACTGACGAGCGTCATCGTCACCTGTCAGGACGCGATCCGCGGACTGGTCGTCACCGCATTGGGCGACCCCGACACCGAGCGGACGGAACAGAAGTGGCATCAGCTGCGGGACAACCTCCTGCCACTTCTCGGTGACGCGCTGTCGGGCTGACTCCGGCGAGCCGACCGCCGCCCCCGCCCCGCGGTGATGAAAACGGAACGAGCCCCGATCCCGGGAGGGGGATCGGGGCTCGTCGGCGTGCGGGATCAGTCCTGGTGCGGGGGACGCTGCTGGGGGCGCGGTCCCTCACCCGTCGGGCCCTGCGGGCGCGGACCCTGCGGCCCACCCGGGCCCTGAGGCCCCTGCGGACGCGGCGGGTACGGCTGGCGCGGACCCTGCGGACCGCCCTGCGGACCACCCGGCCGCTGCTGCCGCGGCAGCTGGCCGCTCGGTCCCTGGCCGATCGGACCGCTCGGGCGCGGTCCCTGGGGGCCGCCGGGGCCCTGCGGGCCGGGGGGCGGACCCTGACGGTGCCGCGAGGGCTGACCGGGAGCCTGCTGCGGGCCGCGGCCCGGAACCGGCTGCTGGTAGCTGCGCGGATCCTGCGGCGGGCGCTGCGTGGGCGCCGACGGGCGCGGCGGCAGCTCCAGCCGACCCGAGAAGCCGGGCGGCGGGCCGGGACGACGCGGGCCGGGGCCGACCGGGGTCGGCCGGGCCGGACGCACGTCGGGCAGGTTCGACGGCGGGTGGAGCCTGCCGTCCTCGGGCGCCGCGGGCGCGCGCGTGGCGGAGACCGGGGCACCGGCCCCGACGAGCTCCGGCGCGGCCTTGCCCGGCCCCGCGGTGGCGGGCTTGACCGACGACAGCGGGCGGCCGTCGCGGGTCTCGGCGGGCAGCGAGGTCTCGCCCAGGCCGACGGCCTCCTGGATCTTGCGCATCCACAGCGGAGCCCACCAGGAATCGTCGCCGAGCAGCTTCATCACCGCGGGCACGAGCACCATGCGGACGACGGTCGCGTCGATGAGCAGCGCGAACATCAGGCCGAAGGAGACGTATTTCAGCATCACCAGGTCGGACGTCGCGAACGCCGCCGCGACGCACGCGAGCAGCACGGCGGCCGCGGTGATGATCCGGCCGGTGTTGGCCGTGCCGGCGCGGATCGCCTGGTTCGTCGTGGCACCGCCCGCGCGTTCCTCGATCATGCGGGAGATGACGAAGACCTCGTAGTCCGTACTGAGGCCGAAGACCACCGCGATCACCAGCACCAGGACGGGCGCCATCATCGGGCCGCCGGTGAAGTTGAAGATGTCGCCGCCGTGGCCGTCGACGAACATCCAGGTCAGGAAGCCCAGCGTGGAGCCCAGCGACAGGAGCGACATCAGCACGGCCTTGATCGGCAGCGTCAGCGAGCCGAAGGCCAGGAACATCATCAACGTGGTGACCACGACCAGCAGCAGCAGGAGCATCGGCAGCAGGCTCAGCATCGAGTCGATCGAGTCGTACTGCAGCACCGGCATGCCGCCGACCAGGAAGCCGACGCCCTTATCCGGGTCGGCCCCGTCCATCGTGATGCCGCGCAGTGCCGTCACCGCCTCGCCGACGGCCTTGGTGTCGTTCGGGTCCTGCATGCTGCCGTTGGACGTCCGCACCGAGACCTCCTGGCCGCGGACCTCGAGCTTGTCCGTCGTGCCCTTGGCGGTGGAGACGGCGTCGGTCGCCGCGCTGAACCGCGCGGAGTTCGGGTCCGCGGGGTTCGAGTGCGTGAAGCCGGGGATCTTGTTCGCCTCGTCGAGCACCTGCTTGATCTGCTCGTCGCTGGCGTTGGTGAAGACGATCTTGACCGGTTGGCCGGTATTGTCCGGGAACAGCTCCTGGAACTGGTCCTGCGCCTGCCGGGTCTCGTTGGTCGGCGGCAGGTAGGTCTGCGAGATGCCGCCGAACTGCAGGCCGACGATGGGGATGCAGATCGCGAGCAGCAGCGTCACGACGCCGACGATCGCGGCCTTCGGGCGCTTCATGACCGCGTCGGTCACCTTGCCCCACATGCCGGCCTCGATGTTGGCCTTCGTCTTCGCGCGGCCCGTCTTCTCGGCGGCCCAGTGGATGATGCCGCCGATGAGCGGCAGGTTCCACTTGTCGAAGATGGTGAGGAACCAGTGGAAGCTCAGCGCGAAGACCCGCGGGCCGAGCACCGCCAGCATCGCGGGAAGCAGGGTCAGCGACAGGATCGCGGCGATGAAGACGCCGAGCAGCGCGCCCGTGGCCATCGACGTGAGCAGGCCCAGCGGCGAGATGTAGAGACAGGCCAGGGCTCCGACGATGAGCAGCGACGACATGATGATCGTTCGGCCGGCGGTCATGACCGTGCGTCTGACCGCCGTGGGTGTGTCGTACCCCTCGTCCAGTTCCTCTCTGAACCGGGACACCATGAACAGGCCGTAGTCGTGGGCGATGCCCAGGCCGATCAGCGAGATGATCGGCCCGACGAACAGGTTGACGTCCGTGAAATCGGCCATCACCGAGGCGACCGCCATGGCGGCGCCGATGGTGAGCACACCGATGATCATCGGCAGCACCGCGGCGACGATGCCGCCGTAGACGAAGAAGAGCACGATCGCGACCAGCGGCAGCGCGATGATCTCGGCCTTCTTCTGGTCCTTCTGCACACCCTCGGTGACCTCCGAGGTCACGGGCACGAGTCCGGCC contains:
- a CDS encoding TetR/AcrR family transcriptional regulator, with translation MSAMPPARRTQKERTEATRTALLEATVDCLIDHGYAGTSTNRVVERAGLTRGALAHHFPTRDALIVAAVEHVVRQQISLMREMVLGLPAEMPLTATMVLDVMWAGNQTATSAAGIELWVAGRTNRAVSAHSNLLRDRIAEAAAEVIAALPGVSDPQRLTSVIVTCQDAIRGLVVTALGDPDTERTEQKWHQLRDNLLPLLGDALSG
- a CDS encoding MMPL family transporter, with protein sequence MFAAIGRFTYAFRYTIIAVLFVSIAATGVWGFLGLGAKTKMNGLYDEASDSVAAAQVTDKANGREMQPDILVLIKPAEGKKISDADVEKAVAKTREDVLAKFATGDDAKLNPVNEKDPQESSLSYTMFAPGAPQANDALYKKFTRTDADGGTWGFFTLPMKSADDTQRGKDWVSIQQPLMEILRSEANKPVFEAQVAGLVPVTSEVTEGVQKDQKKAEIIALPLVAIVLFFVYGGIVAAVLPMIIGVLTIGAAMAVASVMADFTDVNLFVGPIISLIGLGIAHDYGLFMVSRFREELDEGYDTPTAVRRTVMTAGRTIIMSSLLIVGALACLYISPLGLLTSMATGALLGVFIAAILSLTLLPAMLAVLGPRVFALSFHWFLTIFDKWNLPLIGGIIHWAAEKTGRAKTKANIEAGMWGKVTDAVMKRPKAAIVGVVTLLLAICIPIVGLQFGGISQTYLPPTNETRQAQDQFQELFPDNTGQPVKIVFTNASDEQIKQVLDEANKIPGFTHSNPADPNSARFSAATDAVSTAKGTTDKLEVRGQEVSVRTSNGSMQDPNDTKAVGEAVTALRGITMDGADPDKGVGFLVGGMPVLQYDSIDSMLSLLPMLLLLLVVVTTLMMFLAFGSLTLPIKAVLMSLLSLGSTLGFLTWMFVDGHGGDIFNFTGGPMMAPVLVLVIAVVFGLSTDYEVFVISRMIEERAGGATTNQAIRAGTANTGRIITAAAVLLACVAAAFATSDLVMLKYVSFGLMFALLIDATVVRMVLVPAVMKLLGDDSWWAPLWMRKIQEAVGLGETSLPAETRDGRPLSSVKPATAGPGKAAPELVGAGAPVSATRAPAAPEDGRLHPPSNLPDVRPARPTPVGPGPRRPGPPPGFSGRLELPPRPSAPTQRPPQDPRSYQQPVPGRGPQQAPGQPSRHRQGPPPGPQGPGGPQGPRPSGPIGQGPSGQLPRQQRPGGPQGGPQGPRQPYPPRPQGPQGPGGPQGPRPQGPTGEGPRPQQRPPHQD